A genomic window from Phyllopteryx taeniolatus isolate TA_2022b chromosome 2, UOR_Ptae_1.2, whole genome shotgun sequence includes:
- the dmxl2 gene encoding dmX-like protein 2 isoform X5, translated as MHLHQVLTGAVNPGDCCYSVGSVNDVPFTSYGSGCDVVILASDFECVQIIPGAQNGNIQVGCVECSHQLGRIAASYGNTVCVFEPLSTNPNKRHKQLNYQWQKTGQFFLDAITYNLAWDPQGNRILAATERLQLWAPPLADALIEEEDGQATEDKPHPVLNDWNCVWQCKTAASVHVAKWSPDGEYFATVGKDDCLLKVWYPTTGWRSAVVAQDPSDKKPPAVQFSFVYLAHPRSVTGISWRKTSKYMPKGSVCDVLLTSCEDGVCRLWSETLLPEDSLLGGQISENTHSFSSSLPGLAGNKDKIQHALESIHHLKHLRRGRRRSSALVAHSELLPSQLGTQDAHTHRHIAHHANALCHFHISASINPNTDIPSMLADSALFNADDGTGAGGFVVHWLNNKDLSFTCSMDLFMLQLRKFSEQQLDHATEDPLDPEGSPLKFDYDLDEMSEKASSELGEEGEPVEQGSTKASSPGSSSSLPLPSMLLERKLEILITEWNKSPDMLFTIHPTDGSFLVWHIKYLDEFNQGIFRQVQVSFSSRIPVAFPTGDANSLSKNILMYACTLTERESSRAGEQGRMVQDVSHSASASTGLGSLALAPSYNPNLGISPAVMMVSKHVDGSLNQWAVTFAERSAFSNVLTVSHKFRYCGHRFHLNDQACHTVLPLLLTSSHHNALLTPPSAPGSMDGEQPPTFPLPKGLPRKQLRNAATRTFHDPNAIYSELILWRVDHIGPLSCTGGVSELARINSLHTSAFSNVAWLPSLVPSSVLGTYCNSASACFVASDGKNLRLYQAVVDARKLLDELSDPETSKLVGEVFNIVSQQSTARPGCIIELDVITNQCGANTQLLHVFQEDFILGYKPQKEPDTHSTAFPSGEADYQPPPFSEKFFLVVIEKDLNRNSVLQMWHLHLQSVQACVDDQNQDSSFQSQLMVPNQVVNADSSPETSPIRPLPRSASTVNLQSASKLILSSKLVYSKRLDLPHGVEVTRATPSAGHLSSSSIYPVCLAPYLIVTTCSDSRVRFWRCAVEGDHGDSDGDQDKRMYRWEPWALMNEEEDNNSAVFVSGRPVAVSCSYIGRLAVAFKQPRQGRISGKEFSMHVSIYECESTGGSEWVLEQTLHLEEFNRPSSTLDPRVSVDSNLFVYSRSDLYMSRDHNSPNIKHYVHLDWLSKEDGSHILTVGVGSNILMYGRISGMVNEQTSSKEGVAVITLPLGGSIKQGIRSRWILLRAVDLLSSVDGTPSLPVSLSWVRDGILVVGMDCEMHVYAQWHQDKKPGEGEEGNLSSVDIAGGQTTASSAVFEGRARSKSVFEGSTAVDEALRAPAGLEEGGLFEAAHSLSPTLPQYHPTQLLELMDLGKVRRAKAILAHLVKCIAGEVAVVRDVEAGEGGARRHLSRTISVTGSTAKDTIVAGRDGGRDYTEINSIPPLPLYALMLADEDTTTFKGTEEAVKGPKVANGEAGHLSTEDQYADLFQVPTVTTDDFVNFATDKPEKKSRVINLSQYGPAYFGPEHAQVLSSHLMHSSLPGLTRLEQMFLVALADTVATTSAEVTSSTDQQYTGGEALDECGLRYLLAMRLHTCLLTSLPPLYRMQLLHQGLSTCHFAWAFHSEAEEELLNMIPAMQRGDLQWSELRAVGVGWWIRNINTLRKMVEKLGKAAFQRHNDPLDAALFYLAMKKKAVLWGLFRSQHDEKMTQFFKNNFTEDRWRKAALKNAFSLLGKQRFEQSAAFFLLAGSLKDAIEVLMEKMEDLQLAMIVARLYEADFENSSTCQGLLYEKVLGCNRDGSRYHCSRLHPDPFLRSIAYWILKDYTQALDTLLERIPKDDDDNRDVMVKSCNPVVFSFYNYLRTHPLIIRRHFASSEGRAATVGLTAEKSSADEINLIERKLFFTTANAHFKVGCPVLALEVLSKIPKVSKKSGSSPLSKASSKANVNSTQPLEQSVGLDWASPAPPAWGGNESAGRVDWSQPVAKLEDDELELDWGEDKEDDEDDDEDCLTMKKLETEMKVEGTFESKMQRDDSQGESEVDVIAEQLKFRACLKILMTELRTLATGFEVDGGKLRFQLYSWLEKEIAAMHNICNYKVDGKEQESEADHWAERAASVDISDDMLERMDACAYERHQMERRRLQAKQQHSERRKAWLRKNQALLRVFLSYCSLHGAKGGGVTSVRMELLFLLQESQQEITVKQLQSPLPLPTTLPLLSACVAPTKTVIANPVLHLSNHIHDILHTITLMEAPPHPDVIDDRVNALHTLAASLSACIYQALCDSHSYSSHTEANQFTGMVYQGLLLSERKRLRTESIEEHITPNSAPAQWPGVSSLISLLTSAREEDQPRLNVLLCEAVMAVYLALLIHGLGTHNSNELFRLAAHPLNNRMWAAVFGGGAKVIIKPKRPDAPPVVPPQPAAEDGDRYRRRFNMRMLVPGRPVKETPAAPPPLPTERPTYREKFIPPELSMWDYFVAKPFLPLSDSNALCDSDESGAEDDEDDDDAFLSDTQMTEHSEPNSYSWALIRLVMVKLFHHSIKNFLPITGLDFADLPVTSPFTNAVLKTLQNWEHILLETMNKFDGPPPNYINTYPTDLSAGGGPAILRHKAMLEPDNTPFKTKNHQSFPARRLWHFLVKQEVLQETLIRYIFTKKRKQSECVDNHMDHVRQNCIAGANGLNKVEADLGYPGGKAKIIHKESDIIMAFAINKANSNEIVLASTHDVQEVDVSTLVAVQPYTWIGEDFDKESRSSDDIDCRSSHTNIAQASSGPFAPPQLPVSASMPWLGSGQTSMGASVIMKRNLNNVKRMTSHPIYQYYMTGAQDGSVRMFEWNRPQQLICFRQAGNARVTRLYFNSQGNKCGVADGEGFLSLWQVNQTSSNPKPYLPQPSSKG; from the exons ATGCATCTGCACCAGGTGCTGACGGGAGCGGTGAACCCCGGGGATTGCTGCTACTCGGTGGGAAGCGTCAATGACGTTCCGTTCACG TCCTATGGCTCAGGTTGTGACGTGGTGATCTTGGCTAGTGACTTCGAGTGTGTGCAGATAATCCCAGGAGCTCAGAATGGGAACATTCAGGTGGGCTGTGTGGAGTGCTCCCATCAGCTTGGCAGG ATTGCTGCCTCCTACGGAAACACAGTCTGCGTCTTTGAACCTCTCTCTACCAACCCAAATAAACGCCACAAG CAGCTTAACTATCAGTGGCAAAAGACAGGGCAGTTCTTCCTTGATGCCATCACCTACAACCTGGCCTGGGACCCACAGG GGAACCGTATCCTAGCAGCGACCGAGCGCCTCCAGCTGTGGGCTCCACCGCTGGCAGACGCCCTAATCGAGGAGGAGGATGGCCAGGCGACTGAGGACAAGCCCCATCCCGTTCTTAATGACTGGAATTGTGTCTGGCAGTGCAA GACTGCTGCATCTGTGCACGTTGCCAAGTGGTCCCCTGATGGAGAGTACTTCGCAACAGTTGGAAAG GATGACTGTTTACTCAAAGTGTGGTATCCCACCACGGGCTGGCGTTCTGCAGTGGTAGCCCAGGACCCTTCAGATAAGAAACCACCCGCTGTTCAATTCTCGTTTGTTTACCTGGCCCATCCCCGCTCGGTCACCGGTATATCTTGGAGGAAGACCAGCAAGTACATGCCAAA GGGTTCCGTGTGCGATGTTTTGCTGACATCCTGTGAGGATGGCGTGTGTAGGCTGTGGTCTGAGACCCTCCTTCCTGAGGACAGCTTGCTTGGGGGGCAAATATCGGAGAACACACACTCTTTTAGCTCCAGTTTGCCAGGCTTGGCAGGCAATAAGGACAAGATCCAGCATGCTTTGGAG TCTATTCACCACCTAAAGCATCTGCGTCGGGGAAGACGACGATCATCTGCTTTGGTAGCTCACAGTGAGCTGCTCCCCTCTCAGCTTGGCACACAGGACGCGCACACTCACCGCCACATTGCTCATCATGCCAACGCCTTGTGTCACTTCCACATCTCAGCCAGTATTAATCCCAACACAG ACATCCCATCAATGCTGGCAGACTCTGCACTCTTCAACGCAGATGATGGCACCGGGGCGGGAGGATTTGTGGTTCACTGGCTCAATAATAAAGACCTGAGCTTCACCTGCTCCATGGATCTTTTCATGCTACAGCTCCGCAAATTCTCTGAACAGCAGCTAGACCATGCAACAGAAGACCCCCTGGACCCCGAAGGATCCCCTTTGAAGTTTGACTATG aCCTGGATGAGATGTCTGAAAAAGCCTCATCTGAGCTTGGAGAGGAAGGTGAGCCGGTGGAGCAGGGAAGCACAAAGGCATCCTCGCCAGGATCCAGCTCGAGCTTGCCTTTGCCCTCAATGCTGCTAGAGAGGAAGCTGGAGATTCTAATCACAGAGTGGAATAAGAGTCCTGACATGCTGTTCACCATCCACCCGACCGACGGCTCTTTCCTTGTTTGGCATATAAAGTACTTGGATGAATTCAACCAGGGCATCTTCAGACAGGTTCAG GTGTCCTTTTCCTCCCGTATCCCAGTGGCATTTCCTACAGGTGATGCCAACTCTCTGAGTAAAAACATCCTGATGTATGCCTGTACGTTGACCGAGAGGGAGAGTTCCAGGGCAGGCGAGCAGGGGAGGATGGTTCAAGATGTCTCTCACTCTGCCTCAGCCTCGACTGGCCTTGGTTCACTCGCCTTGGCCCCTTCTTATAACCCCAATCTTGGCATCAGTCCTGCTGTCATGATGGTCTCAAAGCATGTCGATGGATCGCTTAACCAG TGGGCTGTGACATTCGCCGAGCGCTCTGCATTCTCCAATGTATTGACCGTGTCCCACAAATTTCGCTATTGTGGCCACCGTTTCCACCTGAATGACCAAGCCTGTCACACAGTGCTGCCTCTGCTGCTCACGTCCTCACACCATAATGCACTTCTTACACCTCCCTCGGCTCCTGGCAGCATGGATGGAGAACAACCTCCTACCTTTCCCCTTCCAAAGGGACTTCCTAG GAAGCAGCTTCGCAATGCAGCAACAAGGACCTTCCATGACCCCAACGCCATCTACAGTGAACTCATCTTGTGGCGAGTGGATCACATTGGACCCCTGTCATGCACTGGAGGCGTCTCTGAACTGGCTCGAATCAACTCTCTGCACACCTCTGCTTTTAGCAATGTTGCTTGGCTACCTTCACTTGTCCCCAGCTCTGTACTAG GAACGTACTGTAATAGTGCCAGTGCCTGCTTTGTGGCATCAGATGGTAAGAACCTTCGTCTCTATCAAGCTGTGGTGGATGCCAGAAAGCTACTAGATGAACTGTCAGATCCGGAAACATCT AAACTAGTTGGCGAAGTGTTCAACATTGTCAGCCAGCAGTCCACCGCCAGACCTGGCTGTATCATAGAGCTAGATGTCATTACAAACCAG TGTGGTGCCAATACCCAGCTGCTGCATGTCTTCCAAGAGGACTTCATTCTCGGTTACAAACCTCAAAAGGAACCAGACACACACTCAACTGCTTTTCCATCTGGTGAAG CAGATTACCAAcctcctccattttctgagaagTTTTTCCTGGTGGTGATAGAAAAGGATCTCAACAGGAACTCTGTGCTACAAATGTGGCACCTGCACCTCCAGTCTGTCCAGGCCTGCGTTG ACGACCAGAACCAAGATTCTAGCTTCCAGAGCCAGTTAATGGTTCCCAATCAAGTTGTGAATGCTGACTCATCTCCAGAGACCTCCCCTATCAGGCCTCTTCCCCGCTCAGCCTCCACGGTCAACTTGCAGTCAGCCAGCAAACTCATCCTCAGTTCCAAACTGGTGTACAGCAAGCGACTAGACCTGCCCCACGGGGTAGAGGTGACCAGAGCCACACCGTCTGCTG GCCATCTTAGTTCCTCCTCTATCTACCCTGTGTGCCTGGCTCCGTATCTGATTGTGACTACCTGCTCTGACTCTCGAGTGCGGTTCTGGCGCTGTGCCGTAGAGGGTGATCATGGAGATAGTGACGGTGACCAGGACAAGCGGATGTACCGCTGGGAGCCGTGGGCTCTAATGAACGAGGAGGAAGACAACAACAGCGCTGTGTTTGTGTCGGGGAGGCCTGTGGCCGTGTCGTGCTCCTACATTGGTAGGCTGGCTGTGGCTTTTAAACAGCCACGTCAAGGACGG ATTTCTGGAAAAGAGTTCTCCATGCACGTGTCTATATATGAGTGTGAATCAACTGGTGGTTCAGAGTGGGTTTTGGAGCAAACGCTGCACTTGGAAGAGTTTAACAGACCCTCGTCAACCTTGGACCCAAGAGTCAGCGTGGACTCCAACCTCTTTGTTTACAGCCG ATCGGACCTTTACATGAGCAGAGACCACAACTCACCCAACATCAAGCATTACGTCCACCTGGATTGGTTGTCAAAAGAAGATGGCTCTCACATCCTTACTGTGGGGGTTGGCTCCAACATTCTCATGTACGGTCGAATCTCTGGCATGGTCAATGAGCAGACAAGCAGCAAAGAGGGTGTGGCTGTCATCACCCTTCCTCTAGGGGGCAGTATCAAACAGGGGATCCGCTCTCGCTGGATCCTACTAAGGGCTGTGGATCTCCTGTCCTCTGTGGATGGCACCCCTTCTCTGCCGGTCTCACTCTCCTGGGTGAGGGATGGCATCTTGGTAGTGGGCATGGACTGTGAGATGCACGTGTATGCCCAGTGGCACCAGGACAAGAAGCCTGGTGAGGGAGAAGAGGGCAACCTGTCATCTGTAGACATTGCTGGAGGTCAAACCACAGCTTCTTCCGCAGTCTTTGAAGGGAGAGCCAGGTCTAAGAGTGTGTTTGAAGGGAGCACCGCAGTGGATGAGGCACTACGTGCCCCGGCAGGACTTGAAGAGGGTGGACTTTTTGAGGCAGCGCACTCCCTCTCGCCAACTCTACCGCAGTATCACCCCACCCAGCTGCTTGAGCTCATGGATTTGGGAAAGGTTCGTCGTGCCAAG GCCATCCTCGCTCATTTGGTGAAGTGTATCGCTGGCGAGGTCGCTGTTGTGAGGGATGTGGAGGCCGGTGAGGGCGGAGCCAGGAGGCATCTGTCCCGAACCATCAGTGTGACTGGCAGCACGGCAAAAGACACCATTGTGGCCGGTCGTGACGGAGGGAGAGATTATACCGAAATCAACTCCATCCCCCCGCTGCCTCTCTATGCGCTGATGTTGGCTGATGAAGATACTACTACCTTCAAGGGGACAGAGGAAGCTGTCAAAGGACCCAAAGTGGCCAATGGTGAGGCAGGGCACCTGTCTACTGAAGACCAGTACGCTGACCTCTTCCAG GTGCCAACAGTCACCACAGATGACTTTGTGAACTTCGCCACTGACAAACCAGAGAAGAAGTCTCGCGTTATCAACCTCTCGCAATACGGTCCTGCCTACTTTGGACCAGAGCATGCACAG GTGTTGTCCAGTCACCTTATGCACTCCAGCCTCCCCGGACTAACCCGACTTGAGCAGATGTTCTTGGTGGCCCTGGCTGACACGGTGGCAACCACAAGCGCTGAGGTCACCAGTTCCACTGACCAACAATACACAG GAGGCGAGGCTCTGGATGAGTGTGGACTGAGGTACCTGCTGGCCATGCGTCTTCATACTTGCCTGCTCACCTCTCTGCCCCCACTTTACCGCATGCAGCTTCTTCACCAGG GTCTGTCAACATGCCACTTTGCCTGGGCCTTTCACTCTGAGGCGGAGGAGGAGCTGCTGAATATGATTCCAGCCATGCAGAGAGGTGACCTGCAGTGGTCTGAGCTCCGAGCGGTTGGTGTCGGTTGGTGGATACGTAACATCAACACCTTGCGGAAAATGGTGGAGAAG TTGGGCAAAGCGGCGTTCCAGAGACACAATGACCCTTTAGATGCTGCACTCTTCTACCTGGCCATGAAGAAAAAGGCTGTCCTGTGGGGACTCTTCAG GTCCCAACATGACGAGAAGATGACTCAGTTCTTCAAGAATAATTTCACCGAAGACCGTTGGCGAAAGGCAGCTCTAAAAAATGCTTTCTCCCTGCTTGGAAAGCAGCGCTTTGAACAGTCGGCCGCCTTCTTCTTGCTGGCTGGATCGCTCAAAGATGCGATAGAG gtgttgatggaaaagatGGAGGATCTCCAGTTAGCCATGATAGTCGCGAGGCTGTATGAAGCTGACTTTGAGAACTCATCCACCTGCCAAGGCCTCCTTTATGAGAAGGTTCTTGGTTGTAACAGGGACGGAAGTCGTTACCACTGTTCGAGACTTCACCCTGACCCGTTTCTGCGCAGCATAGCGTACTGGATATTGAAGGATTACACCCAAGCCTTGGACACACTCTTAGAGCGAATCCCCAAAGATGATGACGATAACCGCG ATGTGATGGTCAAATCTTGCAACCCCGTGGTTTTCAGTTTCTACAACTATCTAAGAACTCACCCGCTCATCATCCGGCGGCACTTTGCGAGTTCAGAGGGCAGAGCCGCCACTGTGGGTCTCACTGCAGAAAAGAGCAGTGCAGATGAGATCAACCTTATAGAGCGCAAATTGTTCTTCACCACAGCAAATGCACACTTCAAG GTTGGCTGTCCAGTTCTTGCCCTGGAGGTTCTCTCCAAAATCCCCAAAGTTAGCAAGAAATCAGGCTCATCTCCCCTCAGCAAGGCTTCATCCAAGGCCAACGTAAACTCAACCCAGCCACTGGAACAGAGCGTAGGTCTGGACTGGGCTTCACCTGCTCCCCCTGCATGGGGAGGAAATGAAAGTGCCGGCCGCGTGGACTGGAGCCAACCCGTGGCCAAGTTGGAGGACGATGAGCTCGAGCTCGACTGGGGGGAGGACAAGGAAGATGATGAAGACGACGATGAGGATTGTCTAACTATGAAGAAACTTGAAACTGAGATGAAAGTGGAGGGAACTTTTGAATCTAAGATGCAGAGAGATGACTCACAG GGTGAGTCTGAGGTGGATGTGATAGCGGAGCAGCTGAAGTTCCGTGCTTGTCTAAAAATTCTAATGACAGAGCTGCGAACACTAGCCACAGGCTTCGAGGTGGATGGAGGCAAACTTCGTTTTCAGCTCTACAGCTGGCTAGAGAAGGAGATCGCAGCCATGCATAACATCTGCAACTACAAG GTAGATGGGAAGGAGCAAGAGTCAGAGGCAGACCACTGGGCAGAACGAGCAGCTTCAGTGGATATATCGGATGACATGTTGGAGAGAATGGACGCTTGTGCCTATGAGCGTCACCAAATGGAGCGGCGGCGTCTTCAGGCTAAGCAGCAGCATTCAGAGAGGCGCAAGGCTTGGCTGAGGAAGAACCAGGCTCTGCTCAGGGTCTTCCTCTCTTACTGCAGCCTCCATGGAGCCAAGGGAGGAGGAGTCACCTCTGTACGCATGGAGCTCCTGTTCCTTCTGCAGGAGAGCCAACAG GAGATCACAGTGAAGCAGCTGCAGTCCCCCCTCCCTCTGCCAACCACCTTGCCTCTCCTCTCGGCCTGCGTTGCCCCCACCAAAACGGTCATAGCCAATCCTGTGCTTCATCTCAGCAACCACATTCACGATATCCTCCACACCATCACCCTCATGGAGGCTCCGCCGCATCCAGATGTCATTGATGACCGG GTAAATGCCCTGCACACACTGGCAGCATCGCTGTCTGCTTGCATCTATCAGGCACTGTGTGACAGCCATAGTTACAG CAGCCACACAGAGGCCAACCAGTTTACAGGAATGGTGTACCAGGGCTTGTTGCTCAGTGAGAGGAAACGACTCCGCACAGAAAGCATAGAGGAACATATCACTCCCAACTCGGCTCCTGCTCAGTGGCCAG GTGTGTCGTCCCTGATTTCTCTGTTGACGTCTGCCAGGGAGGAGGACCAGCCGAGACTCAACGTGCTGCTGTGCGAGGCAGTCATGGCTGTTTATCTAGCCTTGCTCATCCATGGCTTGGGCACTCACAACAGCAACGAACTCTTCCGCCTTGCCGCACATCCTCTCAACAACCGCATGTGGGCCGCTGTCTTTGGGGGAGGAGCCAAAGTCATCATTAAGCCAAAGAGGCCTGATGCCCCACCAG TGGTGCCCCCTCAGCCCGCAGCTGAGGATGGGGACCGATACAGGCGCAGATTTAATATGAGGATGCTGGTGCCCGGACGTCCTGTGAAGGAGACGCCAGCCGCCCCGCCGCCGCTTCCCACAGAGAGACCCACTTACAGGGAGAAATTCATTCCTCCAGAGCTGAGCatgtgggactattttgtggCCAAA CCCTTCCTGCCGTTGTCAGACAGCAATGCTTTGTGCGACTCGGATGAAAGTGGAGCAGAGGATGacgaagatgatgatgacgcCTTCCTTTCGGATACGCAGATGACTGAGCACTCTGAGCCCAACTCCTACAG CTGGGCTCTGATCCGCTTGGTCATGGTGAAACTGTTTCACCACAGCATTAAGAACTTCCTCCCTATCACTGGCCTTGACTTTGCAG ACTTGCCAGTCACTTCGCCTTTCACAAACGCTGTATTGAAGACTCTCCAAAACTGGGAACATATTTTATTGGAGACGATGAATAAATTTGATGGTCCGCCCCCCAACTACATTAACACTTACCCTACCGACTTAAGCGCTGGAGGCGGTCCTGCCATACTGCGACACAAGGCCATGTTGGAGCCAGACAACACACCGTTCAA GACAAAGAATCACCAGTCTTTTCCAGCCCGACGCCTGTGGCATTTCCTGGTCAAACAGGAAGTTCTTCAGGAGACCTTAATTCGTTACATCTTTACCAAGAAAAGGAAGCAGAGCGAG TGTGTAGACAACCATATGGACCATGTAAGGCAAAACTGCATAGCTGGAGCTAACGGTCTCAACAAG